From Pleurocapsa sp. PCC 7319:
AGAATTTGATTGAGTTTCAGAAACTCTTGATGCTGAAGTGGATAAAACTTTCCAGATATTTTTTTGGTAGACATGACTGAGTGAAGAATATTAATGTAGGGAATCTGTGCCTCTTGAAATGATTTAAGAGGCACAGCTTTCTTCTGAGAATGAAGAATTATTTGGACTTACGACTACGTTTCTTCTGCTGATTAGAGAGCAGAGATGCTAAGTAAGCTTCAATGCCTCTCTGATGAGCTGTTGGATCGCAAATATTAGCAAACCAATCTCGCAAAAGTCCCTCATGATACCTGATAGTTCGTGAATTCAAGTACTGATAATGGATTCCTAAAGTCCAGTATCTTTTGCGGTAAAGCTTTAAAGTATGAGTTGAAATTGCAAATATTTTGGCAGCCGCATCTTTGTTTATCCAGTCTTTATGAGCCTCGGATACTATTTTTTGTGCCTCGGAAGTTTTCATGTTGGTATTCTCTTAATTATTGATACGCCGAGATATATAAACACTGACTCTCTTGAGGTAGCTGCTTCACCAAGCCGAGTTACATTTCACTAAGGTCGAGTAAAATATAAGTAGCGCAGCGAAAGCTGTCAATAGAGAGTCGAGATTTGAAGGGAACTTTTACTTTGGACGGTAAACCCTATTTACCTCGGCTCTTTTAACTTTATCGTAAAATATTACAAAAAGCCATAAAAGACTCAAAAAAAATGTAATATTAGGAATATGCTAAGATATTAGTCCTTATGTATATCAACTGTAACTAGCTCAACATTGTCAGATAAACCACTATCAGAACTAATCAAAAGAGCAAGAGACCGCAATAATCTTACTCAAACTGCTTTTGGTAAGTTTTTTGAACCTTCTATAGCTCAACCTACAATAGCTAGATGGGAAAAGGGAGACCTCTTACCAAATAGAAAGCATTTTCCCAAAATAGCTTCATTATTAGATATTACACTGGAGGAATTTTTAGAACTTGTTAGTAAGCAGTTGAGTGAAGAGGGAATTATTATTCCTAATTTAGATAATGATACATATGTTCCTAATAAGCGACATCTTAATGTTCTAAATAAAGGGGTAAAGTCTTGGAATCGCTGGAGAGAAAAAAATTATAGAATCATACCTCAATTAGCTGGTGTAAAACCAAAAGAAGATTACTTGGATGAAATTGATCTTTATCATGCTGATTTACGGGGTTCATATCTAGAGAACAAATCTCTAAGAGCCTCAAACCTGAGAGGAATAGACCTCAGCGGAGCAAATTTGAGTAATGCAGATTTAAGCGATGCCGATCTTTTAGGAGCAAACATTAGTGGAGCAAATTTAACTGGGATAGATTTGACAAATGCCAACTTATGGGGAGCGAATTTGAGTGAGGCAATTCTGGTAGATGCTATTTTATGTAATGCGAATTTTAAAGAAGCAAATTTGAGTAACGCAGATCTTACTCATGCTGACATGAGAGGTGCAATTTTAAATCAAGCAAATTTTGAATATGCGATTCTTAAATATTGTTTTGTTTACGGAATATCTGATTGGAATACGAATCTGAATGGTGCAGTTCAGAAAAAACTTTATATTTGTCCATACAAAACGTACTCCATTTATGTCAATTGCTTAGAGAATGCACGTCTCAAATTGATGGAAATGAATAATCGTGATGTCCCCAAAATATCTAAATTGGCAAATGAATTACAAGTTGCTAATGAAGAGAATAAAGCTAGCTTCAAAGAGAAATTAAATAAATTACAAAATTCAGAAGT
This genomic window contains:
- a CDS encoding pentapeptide repeat-containing protein; the encoded protein is MSDKPLSELIKRARDRNNLTQTAFGKFFEPSIAQPTIARWEKGDLLPNRKHFPKIASLLDITLEEFLELVSKQLSEEGIIIPNLDNDTYVPNKRHLNVLNKGVKSWNRWREKNYRIIPQLAGVKPKEDYLDEIDLYHADLRGSYLENKSLRASNLRGIDLSGANLSNADLSDADLLGANISGANLTGIDLTNANLWGANLSEAILVDAILCNANFKEANLSNADLTHADMRGAILNQANFEYAILKYCFVYGISDWNTNLNGAVQKKLYICPYKTYSIYVNCLENARLKLMEMNNRDVPKISKLANELQVANEENKASFKEKLNKLQNSEVVDSEP